A window of Plodia interpunctella isolate USDA-ARS_2022_Savannah chromosome 3, ilPloInte3.2, whole genome shotgun sequence genomic DNA:
GCAATCGACGGCAGACTTATGAGCTAACATGGGCGAGCGCGCTAGCCGTGGCTCCTCGCTGTGTGTGCATAACAGCGTAGCGATGAAGAGATGCGATAGATTATACCAGCAGAGAAATGTATTCACGCCCGCGCCGAGCCGACTCGTGGTTCACACGCAAACTTTGAAAGCAATTTTTTGCTTTTGCATTCAGTGCGTGCTCTAAGAATTTTTATCACACCTACCTACTTTGAAAATAGAGGTTCTCGTTATTTGTGCGTTTTAACTTATTTGTGTATGTTGATGATTTGGTAACAATCGaaaagaaaatacttataaagcATGTCCTTACCTACCTAACATCTTGTGGTATCAAGCTCTATCTAAGTGGTATAGATTCActctgaattaaaaaaaaaacttgtttttatgctacagatattagaacattAGGTACTTTTCTGTGTTTTATGCCCAAAATTGAGCGAAGTCTTATGAGCCAACTCCAAGtcaatacctatacatatgaGTATTTCTGTAGGTACCTGTAATAAGAGGTTTCTAGGTAATAATGCGCATCTGAGTATCGGTTGACTTGTACAGATGTGTAGATTTTGCGagtttccaaaaaaatacGTGCCTAATACCTCCCGTTGACACAGAAACAAACCATTGAAAAGCAAGAAAGCAAGTccttgtataaattaaaaaaaaaatacatctcCGACTCCTCGCGCCTTTCTCTGAGCGAAAAAGCAACCCTCAGTCCTCTTTATTACAGATGTAGATGATGTCTTGGTGAGATTACTTCAAATttgcgccgccgccgccgccgccgtcgCCGCTCAGCTCTCTTGGCAGATGAATCGGCCCTTGAAAACGTTCCTTTGACGCGAGGGGGTTCTAATGTGTCAAAGTAGGTGCATACACGTCCCAACGCCCTCCGTTCTCAATGGATCAACGACACCACCTGAACCTCTTgtcatcatcgtcatcatgAGCTACCTAATTAAGTATCCTTTGAAGTTTCAACCCGCGCTGACCATAAAATCGGAACTGACCCACATCGCTGCCACATATGTAAAAGCATTGGTGCTTCTAACCGACTATTTGTTATCCATGTAACATAGCTATTATGTCATCAaagaactattatttttagccTAACGGATCACCTAAAACAACGATTTAGCTACCTGAGCTACTATTTGGATGTAACTatcgaagtacttactaattccatggatgtAACTAATACAAATGTATCTGCCTATATGAACTTGCGAACGGTAGGCAAGCAAACTCTTTAGTTAATAGACCCTTCCTTGCAATGCCCTTGCTTGATCGCAGTTAGTGACAGTGACAGATTGTTTTGTTGTCACATCACATTTGTAATGTCTTGTCATTTCATTTTGGTTTTGTTGTTTTGGTTTTCTTTCAtgaaattgtaaacaaaattacaaattatcgaagtgtttaataaaaattatcaaaagacatacttaaataaaaatgaaagtatTCATTAtcagtattttcttttatattttacagtaTCAATTAAACGTTTCAATAGCAGaattgaaatcaaataaaaacgaaatcgTAAACCATTTGGGCACACGTACACCGTATAGATTtagattcaataaaaattatgacaaaattaaGTATTCAAGTAAGTAGttccattttataatttttttaaattatattgattatttaCTTGATCTTTTATACGTATATTTTCGTAGATACAACTGCTGCCACTTATTCATGCCTCATGCGTATTCTTTGTAACctattcaaaatgtttacaaacatTTCAGAATGCAAGGACTCAAAAATCTGGATGATTGTGAGACATGGAACCAGATTACCAAGTGCTAAAGACATATTAGGAATGAATACTACACTCCATGAACTAAAACATctcataatattacaaaataaattgggtAGAGGTATGTATACAGGTTGGGCATCTACCAAAATAAATGCCTTATGAGGCATTTATTTTGgtaatttattctaattttattctataataCATCTCAGGAGATTTAAATGAAGAGCAAGTGACAAAGTTCGAAAAATGGTcaagtaatataaatgtggAAGAGGAGAAGTTTTTGACTCTAGAAGGTCAGGATGAAATGATATTACTGGCTGAGAGAACTCGAAAGCGTTTTCCcaatgtgataaaaaataaatatgacaacAGTACTTTTTTGGTGAGCCACACACTTTATAACACTAGCATATTCAAACCGATATTAAGTATGACAGAGCTATCACAACCTGGAACACTATAACcaagtacaataaaaaacttacctTTCTTGTCTcataatgattatttaattactttaatttttgttaattacttCATAGGCACAGGTGCTATTATAGTTCTGCTCAAACTAAATgaatctttttcttttacatattaataacttgtaatatataatatacctatttctgTTATTTTATAGTTCCGTTTTACTGCAACTCAAAGAGCACATCAGAGCGCAAGATATTTCACAAAGGGTTTATTCACTCAAAAAGATGCCCAGAATGTTGTGTTTGCTCCAGCCACTAAAGTAGATCATATTTTGAGGGTATGAGTATAATAGATGTTATGATTCATTGCTGATTAATTTTTCTGTTAATTAGAATAGAACAGTGATATGGAAGTCAAAACTACAGGCAATTTGTTCAAATTACTTTACTTGTGGTAACCAGTACAAAATGAATACACTGTATGATATATAacttataacttaaaatataacttacatGTATGgcatataataaatgtgtCCATGGGATTGTATGCCAAATAAGTCAACTGCTAGTGGATGGcccaaagtaatttattactaattgcttgtttcattatatatttttgaaatcctaAAGCTTCTCCTACACTTAGTTgctatttttcagttttacaAACATTGTGACAAGTGGCAAAAGCAAGTTAAACAAAATCCAGATACATACAAGGAGCAAAAGATATTTGGCCGAAGTATTGAAATGAATCACACTCTAGATTCAGTAACAAAAAGATTGGGCCTGAATAGACCGCTCACATTGGGTTTGTAAATGTTTTCAACATACAATCGGCTTGCTTTGCTATTTGCTACATCATTATCACAACACAATGTCGGCATCAACAAATGACATCTATAAATCACAGTAAAGAGAAGAGCAGTTCTGTGGCATCATTAGCACCCGAATGTACGCACGCATAATAAGCGTGTTTTGCACGACTTAAGGTTGCGCCtacctgcacactagcgccactatcacattttatcatcttttatttattagcgaaataacaatagtttttatGGAGGTGTAAGGCGATAGTGTGCGGATGTATGTACTCTCCTAACCAATCTTAACAAGACAAAATCATGCAGTATTATGCTGCGTTCCGCCAAGAAAAGGTCAAGTTCAAGTTCTTCTCTGGACTGTCACGGTGTACTCGTATTTCTTCATGGTACAGTCTGCCCCAGAGAAAACTGACCACCTAAGAGATGGTGTTCAAATCGCGGGGGTGTtagatttctctgtggcagactgtacatGGTGGTGTGGTTTAAGTATATAAGTGTATAAGACACTACAAGCTGTTGCAAACCAAGCTTACAAAATCAGTTATTCATTACATTTGCAAAaatttatagtatattatGAGGAGATGCATACTGGATTCTAGTTAATTCTGAATAAGCTTTTGTATTATTGCGTTTAGGAAACTAGTAACTAGGCAATCAATCTTGACTGTCATTTTACtgaaatatgtacataacTACCTAGTTgcacattataaaattttataagcaccttataaaatagatttgtGCGCATTCGTTCCCTCAACCCCGTGATATAGCAGTCAAAAAGGAGCGCTGCCTTTCCTGGTTAGGCTTCGTTTTGCGTCGGGACCACAATTTTTTCCTATATCGTTTATCAAGAATTGCGGGCTttatgtcgtcaaggatgatatacgTGCCAATTGCCTGACAACTGAGGATGCCAAAGACCGTGTGAAATGGAAGAAAAAAGTAGAAATGGGAACCCTACGCTCCGACACTCTAGGGCTGtagaagaaaccgggaaaacgagatgagagagaaacaggttaattttaatatcaaacgCAATACTaagtttcaattaattaaatttcatttaaaactaatgatctttttatataaaatttaattctacatctaaccaaattattataattgccTAATATTATTCTCAGCCAAAATGATGTTACTGTGtactaaattgtttttatataaattacaggTGAGGTGACTTTGATGTACAAGGTGTGTGGCTATGAAACCTCATGGAATAAGTTCACCATATCTCCGTGGTGCTCCGCTTTTGATAAGAATACTGTGGAGGTATAtatctatttctatttttatatacatatatataaaacgcAAAGGTGACTGATTGATCTATTAACGCACAGCCCAAACTACTAAACCGATCAGGCTGAAATTGGGCATGCATATAGCTACTAAGATGTAGGCAATCACTAAGAAaggtaaaagtttgtatgaaatgtcgtcatttttgaagtgaaatgCCATGTCATTTGAGACAAAATTGTGgttagtaaaaaatacaattgagGAAAAGGATACGTTGGGGGAAACGGTGCGGGAAACGTGATACATGGAAGAAATGGAACAGAAATTGTAGCGGGAAACAGCAATTTGAAATAAAGACTGAAGATGATACgaatataattcaaataaatacagcAAAAAACTTAAGAcatattattctatatttttttcagatactAGAATATTACCACGACCTTAAACACTATTGGATAGACGGCTATGGTCATAATCTAACTTATAGACAGGCATGCTTAGCATTGCAGACcatgtttaaaatgtttaggtaagaaaatttgaaaacatttttcatgtgGTGTAACCCCATGGTTTGTAGTGAAACTAAATACGTGCACACTAGTGCCACCACTACCACCATCTCATTTttactacttttatttattagccaAAAAATGTGAAGGTGGCCCTAGGTACCAGTCTGTTAAGAAAGTGAAGTACCTAATTGGTGACGGCGCTGTGTCTTGTTGACTGGCAATACAGGGTGTTATCAACCCATCTTGACAAAAAGAAGTAGTTCatcaaaaatccgttttcttcACATTTTTGACAAACTGTATAGTGTgccttttttaataattaaaaaaatatttaacgaaATGGATTGTTAAGGCACTTTATGCCCGCATACTAGCGCCGCctcacatttatatatattttagcggaaaaatatattttaatagataaagaGAAAGTTGACTACACATGTCggtcaattataattataataaataaatttttgttgataATATTGAGAAGCAGAAGCAAGAACTACTTTCACGTATTTAATTTACAGATCTGACCGCGAGCCATTTGCGACGTTCCTGTTCGCCCATTCGGGCACCTTGCTAAAGATTCTCACGCATTTACAGCTGTTCAAACCAGATCACCCTCTCACTGGCGATGCAATGGACAAGGGTAGATCGTGGAAGGCTTCGTACATAGACTGCTTTGCTAGCAACTTGGCATTTGTGTTATACAAGTGAGTTTGAATTACATAGCAAAAGTaagaagaattaaaaacatttgttttttctgtTCCGTATTACAATACTTCTTCAGCCTTACTACAGCCTTAATTATTAGCCTTaagctttatattttttatgaataacaatcATAGAGGTATGAGAgcgtagaaaaaaaaaaagtcgtttagttgttatttttgaaattatgatttattgcAGGTGCAAAGATGGTGATCACGTTTTAACGCTTCATCAAGAGAGACCTATCATACTGCCAATGTGTGATAAGGAACTATGCCCATTACAACAACTGGAGGATTTCTTCTATGATACAATACACAAATGTGACTTCGCAGATTTATGCAATCTAGATAAAGATGAAAAAGATAAAAGTAGCCAGTGAAATATCTAAAGGAAAGTCTCGAAATAATGCTTTGTTGTGTTGTGACTTGTGAGCTATGAACAAATCAAACTTGTTTGATATTGCCTTGCCGAAAATTTCTGCGCTTGTCAATTACttatgtcataaaaaatgtaaatggaaataaaattattatgcacTGCTTTAGTCTATagctatttttcttttgtatattttggcGCATGTGATGTGAGGATTACGGGCAAGGGAACTTTTCAAGCCTACGTGGTGTGGATGCTACTCATGAAAGATCCAAAATCGTTATGCTCAGCTCATTATAATAACAGAAAgctatagataattttattataccaaGATTTCTTCCATTTTGCTTATACAAGAAATGTAAAAGATAGTAtgtatattagaaatacaatttgaaaataaattagagcTCTGACGTCTTTTCCCTCCCCATCTCAATTACATTTtagtataagtacctactttccTGTTTTAAAGTCTACAACACCTAAAATTTATcggtatttaatttcatactaataaataaatattttttagtctaGTACTTAGTTAGGTACCCGTGTTAGGTACTCcgttagtacctactaattccatggttgaTACCTACCAACCTATATTGAGAACGTATTTTGAGAATATTAGGTACTTGGCacagacaaaaaaacattacatactAGACTTACGTAAAAGCCTTCTTtttgagtaggtacctactcaaaAAGATAAAGGCTTTTTTTCTGGCGGCACATCACACATAGCCAGCGTAGCGCGGCCACACACTTTAGTTGCCCAAACCCGGAATCCTAATCAGTAATTTGAATTCGGAAACCGGAAAAAGCCGGATGTCATCCATGCAGCGTTCGCCTACATTTTGGTTCGGCCGCCGCATacacatgaaattttttattttttttcttttcttctttgtggCAATCAAACTTCTTGAATAGAGCTTATTTTTGCCAGTGTCGAGTTACATTGTTGTTGGACGATAGGATAGGACTTAGGCGGTGTTGAAGAATGAggtcaataaatacatatattatcatatgcACATGAAATTTCCATGCGGTTTCAGATTAGAATGTTGCCAGCACGGtacaaatttagattttattgcgAATGAATTACAACTTGCTGTATTAATTACTGTTTgaattcaaaatgtatttcatagaatttttaaattatatacagtagtatatttacagaaaattaCGTACAGTAAAATATCTAGTATCTATCAGTATGTAgctaaagatatatttttttatgtaggtttCTAAAGgttgttaaaaacaaataaatattaatcgaTTTTAGAAAATCtgcgagaaaaaaaaatctactagtTGGTATGGTTTTGGAATACAAAAAACCGTACATATGTGTGAAATAGTAGGTTGTACGGAATCTAATCTACCTAATCCATATCGTACATTCCTTAGGTAGACACATTCGGAAACctaatgtgtgtgtgtgtgtgtgtgtgtgtgtgtgtgtgtgtgtgcagcCGCGTTGTTTGTTGccatgataaaaataaaagtgtcaGCTGTCATGTATGTCAAATGTCAAGCAAAAATATTCGCGCCAGAAATATCGTGAACGTCAGACAGACATAGGTATGTTACGTACAAGTcaagacaaacaaaaaatgttgattttgaGAAATCTGAGTGCACCACCGAAATAAAATAGAGACTTTGTTACTTTGTACACAACATACAtcaggtataatttattgttagcATATCGATTTTGTTCTATTTCATGCAGAACAAAAGTGGCAAAATTCAGAATAGGTTGATGCCGGACATCTACCACTTGTTTCGTTATCATTTTGTTATACAAAGGTTTATAGCCAGCTTACTAAATAGGTAATGTGCTTTTCTGTAACATCCGTTATTGTTAGTAGCAGATACGTTAATTCGAAAAAGTTTTAGTTGGGTGCCTAGTAGGATCGAGTAGAAAGGAAGctgtagaataaaataaaaatattgttttagccATGCCTGAAGACGAGTGTGCAGAACTTAGTAAAGCCCTTGATGTCTTAGAAGATAATACATTCGACACAACAATAATGAGATATCAGGAATTCAAAGTGATACAAAATGTAGTAGACAGTGACACTGCATTGAACATTCACAACATAAAAAGGGTGCTGGCTGTTTGCATCCACAATATGAAAGATGAGAAGAGGTTTTGTGGCAATTCATTGACTATTGTCTCATccattctgaaaaaaattaatgtaagtCACTATTGTTATCTAGCTGTACTTCATGGTTTATGCAGAAATTGTGAAAATCACAATTTCacaatgtatatatgtattattctatatattaaatagcATTCCTTATGATTGTGGCTATCATACTGGAAGTACAAACAACACTCCagcattattaattacataacttTATTAGTATAGGTAGATgttgtgtaaaattattatcattacttatatatttttgttttcaaattgtaataaaattaaaacactgtATTGAgatgatattttatctatgacatGCTATTTTCGTTGACTATAtttatgtgataaaaaatgttatgtttttagtCTGGTCAACTTACAACAGTCCCTGATCTCATACCATCAGCTTTGGCCATCATCAACATATTGAAAACTATAGCCCGTACACCCAAGATAGACACTTTGCAAGTCCTGAGTTTCAATACTCTGTTGTCATATCCTGATGAGACATTTGTGACTATCACCTCTTCACATATCACAGAGATAATGGAACTGTATCATCTTTATTGTCACAACATAATATCGAAGGAAGTGAGGTTTCtggttagtaaatattttaaaaattttgtttaattgaaaattaattaagtagtgaaagataaataataaaatatatcaattaaatattgtgaCAATTAGTTATATTGATTACATTgtcttttttctaaaattttcagCTCTGTGATGTATTAATAAAGCTGCTTAAAATACTCCCTCAAGAAAGGAgaacaatatttgttaaagagtatttaaatatttggtttattaaacttatacCAACAGTTTTGAATGATGAATCACTTGGTTCATACAATACAAAGCATTTTGAGGCTTTAGAGCTGTTGGCTGAGGAACTCCAAAATGTTGAATATTCTGACAATCAACACTGGGAAGTGCTTTTTGGATGTATATACAATCCACATAAGTGAGTTTATGCTTTTGAAAACATATGTTATTGTtgaatacttacatattataaaacaaagttctctttCTACTTTCCTGTCTTTTCTAAAAACTATAAAGGATCTCTGATGAGCAGATGAATAAATTGCTAATCTATTATGTTACTGTTTCTTTCAGATATCCTCTAATcatgaaaaatcttttagaCTCTGGCAATCCATATTGGCACAGACTGTggattgtatttataaaacttctcAAAAATCAGATAACCCGCAGCAATACTCAAGGAAGTCCCATAAATGCTTTGTTACCAGTTGTCGAGGCAGCTTTTAAGATGGATGTACCCAATCGGTGTCGGGCATTCAAATGTTGGGAAGTACTCATAGACAACTTCTCTAAAGAAACAAATGAGGTTTATATAACCAAGAGGTTAAAACTCTTGATAATACCACTCCATTCAAATAATGCTAAAGTTGAAGAAACTGCCATTGCCAAATTGCATACATGGTGGCATTTAATTAGGAAATTTGAGAGcagaataaataagttttttgatTCAGTACTAATTGCATTCTTGAATTTTTGCTTTGGCAAAAATGTTTCAACTGTCAAAGCCACATTTGTACCTGGACTGATCTCGAgtaatgttaagaaaaattgtgTTGAGGCTTTTATCAATATTGCTGGCCATTTAGACTGCCCTGGATGTGGTTCTTTGCCTAGATTGGaaggtaaattaataaacactcAGGTATTAGTATGCAACTGGGGTAACTTTGCGTACTGTCTTCGTAAAGCTATTATTATAGCTGCAGATGATTCAGTAGGAGTGACAGTAAATCAGGCTCAGTGTTTGTGGAAATCATTTGTGCAGATCATTGGAGATTTGCCTGACAACAATGTTCGAAGAGATATATTTAATGAGTTATTATCGGTATTGGAAAAATTAACACAGGTTGGTTTACTATTGTAaaagtatttgtatttatgaataaatcatAAATGAGAAATTGTAAATGTAGATTATTAGATTGATATATGCATGAACATATATCATTTATCATTGTGCGTGTGTGCATTGCTATGAAATATCTTTAAGTCATCCTACTAGTGAACATACTCACTAGTCATACTCATTAgcacaaattttaatagaattttgGAAACTGAATATAACCTTGGAAAGCACATCTTTAGTCTTTAGTTTAGGTGCaacaagtataaataataatatactttttatttatttttccaggattcCCATCAAAGTGCTACAGATAATGCTGGCAAGATTGAATTGGAGGATTTAATTCTGAACTTggttttttcattatttgcaaatgacaataataaaattatgtcccTACTTACTACAATGCAAAAGACTGAGGGGccaatgtttaaaattttgtctataattttgggaccaatttcaaataatctttataataagtatgtactttaattatttaaaacaagctTGGGGGTGTAGGTGTAATGAGtgtttcttaataaattacgagtattaaaaaaacaagcaCATTTGTCATGTACCCAATTTTTCCTGGCTTATCTTTAACATATGTGTCGCGCCGTAATCAGTTGGCAGTTCatactttataacattaagtgCCACTACCTTGCTCAAGCTTTCttactataaattattaatctgtTTAAAAGAgaggaaattattatatgacggtattttttatacttagaacttattttatctgaattgaaaattaatattcaaatgtcTCATGTTGATTAcgaaaacaatgttttatattttcagaaatgATAGCATTGGCTGTGTGAACAAGTTAAAATCggtcataaaatgtattttggaCGAAAAAATGTGTGTCGTTAGCCATATAGTGAATTGGTTGATGAAAAATTTGTCTCCCAATGATAATACACTAGTAATATGGACAGCGTTGGCTGAATCGATACACGAAAATGGTACGAAGACAGAATCTTTGAActtaaactatatattaatGTGGCCTTTGAAAAATATCGACAAATTCAgtgatgtaagtatttttctaatgatacaaaaatctttatttgctAATACACAGACAACCTAttcaaaaatagtaaatcattagtgtaatacatttttaatagatgTATATAGAATACAAATAGAAAGTGTgttcttttttatacttaattaaataatcatttttatatgtcATTATGTTGCAGTCTGCATTGGCATCATCGGCATGGTATAATCTCTGTATATTGACTTATTCAAACAGCAATAGTAATGTCGACCAGGAATCGTTCAAGTTGGTTAAAAATACGACTATAACCGATTATAATAaggtgtttttattatatgcttCTTTAGCGATTTTGAagttaaaattgattaaagGAAATGGTGagttagatttttaatatatttaataagtatttgtttttgtgaagTACAGTAGATGATTAGAAAAGGCGTTCGTAAACCATTCTATGAATAGTTGATCAAGCAAAAGACTCTACCCAAGACCCTCTCCCTGCAATCTTGGTGATAATATACCATATATTAATCATTGTAAAAACAAGGAGACATTGAAGACTGTTACCAACCAAACTattgcattttgttttaaaatttttgtatattttattttgttaactttgtatattttattgaataatttttaatgcaaCAGTTTTGTTCCGGTCTACAATAagctaattaaaaatcttatttgtaAAGACAACATATTAGATAATTTAGcttcttgtatatttttatttttattgtggcAACTTGGGTATGGCTTGGCACTTTCGTAGATGTTTTGACGATTCTTTAGTAATATGATgctgtacaaaatatatttacaacatcgtaatttattttaaaactgaaatattaattctataattattattttcagcaaGTAACAT
This region includes:
- the LOC128683912 gene encoding multiple inositol polyphosphate phosphatase 1-like encodes the protein MKVFIISIFFYILQYQLNVSIAELKSNKNEIVNHLGTRTPYRFRFNKNYDKIKYSKCKDSKIWMIVRHGTRLPSAKDILGMNTTLHELKHLIILQNKLGRGDLNEEQVTKFEKWSSNINVEEEKFLTLEGQDEMILLAERTRKRFPNVIKNKYDNSTFLFRFTATQRAHQSARYFTKGLFTQKDAQNVVFAPATKVDHILRFYKHCDKWQKQVKQNPDTYKEQKIFGRSIEMNHTLDSVTKRLGLNRPLTLGEVTLMYKVCGYETSWNKFTISPWCSAFDKNTVEILEYYHDLKHYWIDGYGHNLTYRQACLALQTMFKMFRSDREPFATFLFAHSGTLLKILTHLQLFKPDHPLTGDAMDKGRSWKASYIDCFASNLAFVLYKCKDGDHVLTLHQERPIILPMCDKELCPLQQLEDFFYDTIHKCDFADLCNLDKDEKDKSSQ